One Fundidesulfovibrio terrae genomic window carries:
- a CDS encoding 4Fe-4S dicluster domain-containing protein, whose protein sequence is MSAMKTLYIDYSKCIGCETCEFVCRFVHATPRIVMTRTTDGIMMPLYCRHCEDPNCARVCKKGAITRDAGGAMVLQPLLCRGCEGRNCMLACPYAAMFETDKGVMLTKCDLCAERRGRGMGPACADMCPCGAIFFVETSELEALRTPEAVEAEARVLAHIKPPSKKD, encoded by the coding sequence ACTCTACATCGACTATTCCAAGTGCATCGGCTGCGAGACCTGCGAGTTCGTGTGCCGCTTCGTGCATGCAACCCCGCGCATCGTCATGACCCGCACCACCGACGGCATCATGATGCCCCTGTACTGCCGCCACTGCGAGGATCCCAACTGCGCCCGCGTCTGCAAGAAGGGGGCGATCACCCGCGACGCGGGCGGGGCCATGGTCCTGCAGCCGCTTCTCTGCCGCGGCTGCGAGGGGCGAAACTGCATGCTGGCCTGCCCGTATGCGGCCATGTTCGAGACCGACAAGGGCGTGATGCTCACCAAGTGCGACCTGTGCGCCGAGCGCCGGGGGCGCGGCATGGGACCGGCCTGCGCGGACATGTGCCCGTGCGGGGCGATATTTTTCGTGGAGACGTCGGAGCTTGAGGCCCTGCGGACCCCCGAGGCGGTTGAGGCCGAGGCCCGGGTGCTGGCCCACATCAAGCCGCCCTCGAAGAAGGACTGA
- a CDS encoding response regulator has product MPGAIILIVDDEPQLRSCLRDAFEDMGYRVLTAGSGEEGLETLARERVDACTVDMRLPGMSGNEFIVRAHEAWPSLHFVVYTGSWNYELPQELAAFGITPQDVFPKPCGDPQLMAQAIERLLGRD; this is encoded by the coding sequence GTGCCGGGAGCCATCATCCTCATCGTGGACGACGAGCCCCAGCTCAGAAGCTGCCTGCGCGACGCCTTCGAGGACATGGGCTACCGGGTGCTCACCGCGGGCAGCGGCGAAGAGGGCCTGGAGACGCTTGCGCGCGAGCGGGTGGACGCCTGCACGGTGGACATGCGCCTGCCGGGCATGAGCGGCAACGAATTCATCGTCCGGGCTCACGAGGCGTGGCCCAGCCTGCATTTCGTGGTGTACACCGGCTCATGGAACTATGAGCTCCCGCAGGAGCTGGCCGCGTTCGGCATCACCCCGCAGGACGTGTTCCCCAAGCCCTGCGGGGATCCGCAGCTCATGGCCCAGGCCATCGAACGGCTCCTGGGGCGGGACTGA
- a CDS encoding ATP-binding protein — protein MKAVLSRLALLCAFLASASLCPAAESFSDKVLILHSYHAGFPWTDEIQSGIFTEFRRQDPHFEPFVEWLDWKRFPDPENLERAAESMLRKYAGVSFGVVIVSDNAALEFALKHRQSIFGGAPIVFCAINGYTDDMIAGQDRVSGVVEDVDAAGTLHAALSVLPETRRVIGLVEDTESGNAQKEDIRKAVERHFPGLAVSFPADPVLEDVFAACSGPSAKNTILLLGSFGRDRTGRIYPDFGVDLVSSGCATPVFVMWDFLVGKGAVGGQVLSGKLQGREAARIAQRFLAGEQNIPVDTKPPTQTMFDQEQLRRFRIGPGLLPQGSLLINEPVTIFQRYRELVPVVIVAMGLMAAAIGALSITILARKRVERELEKTKALLAAAIEHSPSGIMVAEAPQLTITLANPAAERILGIEFGREQPLGYLRDGDIPWKCFLPDGTLCSRSELPLAQTVLTGTSSDNVEMRVVRADGQERWILLSASPIRDRDERIIAGIIVFADITSRKHMEDMVVQSEKMMSLGGLAAGMAHEINNPLGIIVHSAQNALRRVSKDLPANAEAARKAGTSLEAVTAYLEARHILTYIQDVLDAGHRASRIVRSMLSFSRPRQSERSPLRLDTLMDKAVELAQSDYDIKRNYDIKKVRFERRYDPTGPSGFFVESEIVQVFLNIVKNAAQAMAAKSYRDGEAPVIRLTTSLAGDHVEAVIEDNGPGMDERTRKRVLEPFFTTKQVGEGTGLGLSVSYFIVTNSYGGTLDVRSRPGEGTAFTIRLPRGRV, from the coding sequence ATGAAAGCTGTCCTTTCCAGACTCGCCCTGCTCTGCGCATTCCTCGCCTCGGCGTCTCTCTGTCCCGCGGCCGAAAGCTTTTCGGACAAAGTCCTCATCCTGCACTCCTACCATGCCGGCTTCCCCTGGACCGACGAGATCCAAAGCGGCATCTTCACCGAATTCCGCCGCCAGGACCCGCATTTCGAGCCCTTCGTCGAATGGCTGGACTGGAAGCGCTTCCCCGACCCGGAAAACCTCGAACGCGCGGCCGAGTCCATGCTGCGCAAATACGCCGGCGTGTCCTTCGGCGTGGTGATCGTCTCCGACAACGCGGCCCTGGAGTTTGCGCTCAAGCACCGCCAGTCCATATTCGGGGGCGCTCCCATCGTCTTCTGCGCCATCAATGGCTACACCGACGACATGATCGCCGGGCAGGACCGGGTGTCCGGCGTGGTGGAGGACGTGGACGCGGCCGGAACTCTTCACGCCGCCCTGTCCGTGCTGCCGGAAACCCGCCGGGTCATCGGGCTCGTGGAGGACACGGAATCGGGCAACGCCCAGAAGGAGGACATCCGCAAGGCCGTGGAGCGGCACTTTCCGGGCCTGGCAGTCTCGTTTCCCGCCGATCCCGTCCTGGAGGACGTCTTCGCGGCCTGCAGCGGCCCTTCGGCCAAGAACACGATCCTGCTCCTCGGCTCTTTCGGCCGGGACCGCACAGGCCGCATCTACCCGGACTTCGGGGTGGACCTGGTCTCGTCCGGGTGCGCCACGCCCGTGTTCGTCATGTGGGATTTCCTGGTGGGCAAGGGAGCCGTGGGCGGCCAGGTGCTCTCGGGCAAGCTCCAGGGCAGGGAGGCGGCAAGGATCGCCCAGCGGTTCCTGGCCGGCGAGCAGAACATACCTGTGGACACCAAGCCTCCCACCCAGACCATGTTCGACCAGGAGCAGCTCCGCCGGTTCCGTATCGGCCCGGGTCTGCTCCCCCAGGGCAGCCTCCTGATCAACGAGCCCGTGACAATCTTCCAACGCTACAGGGAGCTCGTTCCCGTGGTGATCGTGGCCATGGGCCTCATGGCCGCCGCCATCGGGGCGCTCTCCATCACCATCCTGGCCAGAAAGCGCGTGGAGCGGGAACTGGAGAAGACCAAGGCCTTGCTCGCCGCCGCCATCGAGCACAGCCCCTCCGGGATCATGGTGGCCGAGGCGCCGCAACTGACCATCACCCTGGCCAACCCGGCCGCCGAACGCATCCTGGGAATTGAATTCGGCCGGGAACAGCCCCTCGGATACCTGCGCGACGGCGACATCCCCTGGAAATGCTTCCTGCCCGACGGCACGCTCTGCTCCCGGTCCGAGCTGCCCCTGGCCCAGACCGTGCTGACCGGAACCTCCTCCGACAACGTGGAGATGCGCGTGGTGCGCGCCGACGGCCAGGAGCGCTGGATCCTCCTTTCGGCCAGCCCCATCCGGGACCGTGACGAGCGCATCATCGCGGGCATCATCGTCTTCGCCGACATAACCTCGCGCAAGCACATGGAGGACATGGTCGTCCAGTCGGAGAAGATGATGTCGCTCGGCGGCCTGGCGGCAGGCATGGCCCACGAGATCAACAATCCGCTGGGCATCATCGTGCACAGCGCCCAGAACGCCCTGCGCCGCGTCTCCAAGGACCTGCCCGCCAACGCCGAGGCCGCGCGAAAGGCGGGAACAAGCCTGGAGGCGGTGACCGCCTACCTGGAGGCCAGGCACATCCTCACCTACATCCAGGACGTTCTGGACGCCGGGCACAGGGCCTCGCGCATCGTGCGCAGCATGCTGAGCTTCAGCCGCCCCAGGCAGAGCGAACGCTCTCCCCTGCGCCTGGACACGCTCATGGACAAGGCCGTGGAACTGGCCCAGAGCGACTACGACATCAAGCGCAACTACGACATCAAGAAGGTGCGCTTCGAGCGCCGGTACGATCCGACCGGGCCGTCGGGATTCTTCGTGGAGAGCGAGATAGTCCAGGTGTTTTTGAACATCGTCAAGAACGCGGCCCAGGCCATGGCCGCCAAGTCCTACCGGGACGGGGAGGCGCCGGTCATCCGCCTGACCACCAGCCTGGCGGGAGACCACGTGGAAGCGGTCATCGAGGACAACGGCCCCGGAATGGACGAGCGGACCCGCAAGCGCGTCCTGGAGCCGTTCTTCACCACCAAGCAGGTGGGCGAGGGCACGGGACTCGGGCTCTCCGTGTCCTACTTCATCGTGACCAACTCCTACGGCGGCACCCTGGATGTGCGCTCCCGGCCGGGCGAGGGCACGGCCTTCACCATCCGCCTGCCCCGAGGGAGGGTCTGA
- the yqeC gene encoding selenium cofactor biosynthesis protein YqeC, which yields MNPLREMLREGERVVAFTGGGGKTTLMRALARQLAGWGARVLTTATVDIQPPPRNFLLLEHASGVPFYTHLHAGLSIDPATGLLRGVEPGSIPELMERFRADYVLVEADRAEGLPLKAPWAGGAAVPARADLVVGVMGLDALGRAADRETVCGPVAFLRLTGLGPGAPIGQDALEALAGHPEGLFAGSPPHARTLAFHNKADTFDPAGTVYGSARMGWFHGEP from the coding sequence GTGAACCCCTTGCGCGAGATGCTCCGCGAGGGCGAGCGCGTGGTGGCCTTCACGGGCGGGGGAGGCAAGACCACGCTCATGCGCGCCCTGGCCAGGCAGCTGGCCGGGTGGGGGGCCAGGGTGCTCACCACGGCCACCGTGGACATCCAGCCGCCGCCCCGGAATTTCCTTCTGCTGGAGCACGCGTCCGGCGTTCCCTTCTACACGCACCTGCACGCGGGCCTGTCCATCGACCCGGCCACGGGGCTCCTGCGCGGCGTGGAGCCGGGCAGCATCCCGGAACTCATGGAGCGCTTCCGGGCGGACTACGTCCTGGTGGAGGCCGACCGCGCGGAAGGGCTTCCCCTGAAGGCCCCCTGGGCGGGAGGGGCCGCCGTGCCCGCGCGGGCCGACCTGGTGGTCGGCGTCATGGGCCTGGACGCCCTGGGCCGGGCGGCGGACCGCGAAACGGTGTGCGGGCCGGTGGCCTTTCTGCGCCTGACGGGGCTCGGCCCTGGAGCGCCCATCGGCCAGGACGCCCTGGAGGCGCTGGCCGGACATCCTGAGGGCCTGTTCGCGGGCTCCCCTCCCCATGCCCGGACCCTGGCCTTCCACAACAAGGCCGACACCTTCGATCCCGCCGGGACGGTCTACGGGTCGGCCCGCATGGGCTGGTTCCATGGGGAGCCCTGA
- the phoU gene encoding phosphate signaling complex protein PhoU encodes MTLEFDQELDRLRIDSLRMFYMVRESVDKALRAVRLRDAALSQEVVDFDEAIDSLECQNEALGLRLLALKQPVARDLRLIVGSMRIASNLERMGDEAVNVAERNFDLLERSEAVDVVSLWRMGEMSLELIDKAARAFADTSPEQAQAVLECYDAATSQHMKVFRDLTAVMIREARMVERAVQLSFMSYSFKRICERCFNLAESVIFIAKGLDVKHSGVPPCA; translated from the coding sequence ATGACCCTGGAATTCGATCAGGAACTGGACCGGCTGCGTATCGACTCGCTACGCATGTTCTACATGGTGCGCGAATCCGTGGACAAGGCCCTTCGGGCGGTGCGCCTGCGTGACGCCGCCCTGTCGCAGGAGGTCGTGGACTTTGACGAGGCCATCGACAGTCTGGAATGCCAGAACGAGGCGTTGGGGCTCAGGCTCCTGGCTCTCAAGCAGCCCGTTGCCCGCGACCTGCGGTTGATCGTGGGCAGCATGCGCATCGCCTCCAACCTGGAGCGCATGGGCGACGAGGCCGTGAACGTGGCCGAGCGCAACTTCGACCTGCTGGAGCGCTCCGAGGCCGTGGACGTGGTGTCCCTGTGGCGCATGGGCGAGATGAGCCTGGAGCTCATAGACAAGGCGGCCCGCGCTTTCGCCGACACCTCCCCCGAACAGGCCCAGGCCGTGCTCGAATGCTACGACGCCGCCACCAGCCAGCACATGAAGGTCTTCCGGGACCTGACGGCGGTCATGATCCGCGAGGCCCGCATGGTGGAGCGCGCCGTGCAGCTCTCCTTCATGTCCTACAGCTTCAAGCGCATCTGCGAGCGCTGCTTCAACCTGGCCGAGAGCGTCATCTTCATCGCCAAGGGCCTGGACGTGAAGCACTCGGGCGTGCCGCCCTGCGCCTAG
- a CDS encoding DUF362 domain-containing protein — translation MPTVMIHPADYQDCRKAVERAFELFPVPMAGKKVFIKPNVLRPARPEEAVTTHPAVLEAVVRCVEARDPASIVVGDNPGLMGYGANEASFERCGLAEAARGHYVNIGADAVEVPFRQEYGGNVSVSRAVMDADVYISVPKFKTHGLTGVTGAVKNSYGIIPGALKAQLHRLSGGHARFHDLIADVFALRVPDLFVMDAVLGMQGNGPASTELRWIGRVLASDNGVALDSVVARMMGADPGKLGFLRRAKALGLGSFDAADVTLDGELIPIPDFKLPPLGEEAMAHMGGIQRLLDDRAACRPQADPARCTGCGTCVDQCPAQALELVDGLPVVDAKACIACFCCQEMCPEKAISLKAPSCPSGMAH, via the coding sequence ATGCCCACCGTCATGATACACCCCGCCGACTACCAGGACTGCCGGAAGGCCGTGGAACGCGCCTTCGAGCTCTTCCCCGTGCCCATGGCCGGGAAGAAGGTGTTCATAAAGCCCAACGTGCTGCGCCCGGCCCGCCCCGAGGAGGCCGTCACCACCCATCCGGCCGTTCTGGAAGCGGTGGTACGCTGCGTGGAGGCCCGCGACCCCGCCTCCATCGTCGTGGGAGACAACCCCGGGCTCATGGGCTACGGGGCCAATGAGGCAAGCTTCGAGCGCTGCGGGCTCGCGGAGGCCGCGCGCGGCCACTACGTGAACATCGGCGCGGACGCCGTGGAGGTGCCCTTCCGCCAGGAATACGGCGGGAACGTCAGCGTCTCGCGGGCCGTCATGGACGCCGACGTGTACATCTCCGTGCCCAAGTTCAAGACCCACGGGCTCACCGGCGTGACCGGCGCCGTGAAGAACAGCTACGGCATCATCCCGGGCGCGCTCAAGGCGCAGCTGCACCGGCTTTCGGGCGGACACGCCCGCTTCCACGACCTCATCGCCGACGTGTTCGCCCTGCGCGTGCCGGACCTCTTCGTCATGGACGCGGTGCTGGGCATGCAGGGCAACGGCCCGGCCTCCACGGAACTGCGCTGGATCGGGCGCGTGCTGGCCTCGGACAACGGGGTTGCCCTGGATTCGGTGGTGGCGCGCATGATGGGGGCCGACCCCGGCAAGCTGGGATTTCTCCGGCGGGCCAAGGCCCTGGGGCTTGGCAGCTTTGACGCGGCTGACGTGACCCTGGACGGCGAACTCATCCCCATACCGGATTTCAAGCTGCCGCCCCTGGGCGAGGAGGCCATGGCCCACATGGGCGGCATCCAGCGCCTGCTGGACGACCGCGCCGCGTGCAGGCCCCAGGCCGATCCGGCCCGCTGCACCGGCTGCGGCACCTGCGTGGACCAGTGCCCGGCCCAGGCCCTGGAGCTCGTGGACGGCCTGCCCGTGGTGGACGCCAAAGCCTGCATCGCCTGCTTCTGCTGCCAGGAGATGTGCCCGGAAAAGGCCATCTCCCTCAAGGCTCCTTCCTGCCCGTCGGGCATGGCGCACTGA
- the buk gene encoding butyrate kinase, with protein sequence MHARILAINPGSTSTKAVLFEDDTPVRTVELDHPAADLAPFATVLDQLPHRMERLLKELGPPGKLGHLDAVVGRGGFLAPMPGGAYAVGHAMLADLRAARFGEHASNLGAFMAREIALKHHCPALVVDPVVTDELMDKARLTGLPEISRRTIFHALGQRGAAREAARRLGLDYAHARFIVAHLGGGISVGAHLKGQVVDVTNAMDGEGPFSPERSGALPLLPVLALIESGAYSVAELRTVLTTRAGLRAHLGTADLREACALADAGDEKARLVLDAMAYAIAKAVGSMAPALEGRVEAVVLTGGMARSTRLTHEITRLTAYLGPVVVVTGLEEMAAMARGALLALSGELSIQEYPPVKPGGGAD encoded by the coding sequence ATGCACGCGAGAATCCTGGCCATCAACCCCGGTTCCACCTCCACCAAGGCCGTCCTTTTCGAGGACGATACCCCCGTGCGTACCGTGGAGCTGGACCACCCCGCCGCCGACCTGGCCCCGTTCGCCACGGTGCTGGACCAGCTGCCCCACCGCATGGAACGCCTCCTGAAGGAGCTCGGCCCTCCCGGGAAACTGGGCCACCTGGACGCGGTGGTGGGGCGCGGCGGATTCCTCGCCCCCATGCCCGGCGGGGCCTACGCCGTGGGCCATGCCATGCTTGCCGACCTGCGCGCCGCCCGATTCGGCGAGCACGCCAGCAACCTGGGCGCGTTCATGGCCCGCGAGATCGCGCTCAAGCACCACTGCCCCGCCCTGGTGGTGGACCCGGTGGTCACGGACGAACTCATGGACAAGGCCCGGCTCACCGGGCTTCCCGAAATTTCCCGGCGCACCATCTTCCACGCCCTGGGCCAGCGCGGCGCGGCCCGCGAGGCGGCCAGGCGGCTCGGGCTCGACTACGCGCACGCCCGCTTCATCGTGGCCCACCTGGGCGGGGGCATCTCCGTGGGGGCGCACCTCAAGGGCCAGGTGGTGGACGTGACCAACGCCATGGACGGCGAGGGGCCGTTCAGCCCCGAGCGTTCCGGAGCGCTGCCCCTCCTGCCGGTGCTGGCCCTGATCGAGTCCGGAGCGTATTCCGTGGCGGAACTGAGGACCGTGCTCACCACCCGGGCTGGCCTGCGGGCCCACCTGGGCACGGCCGACCTGCGCGAGGCCTGCGCCCTGGCCGACGCCGGGGACGAAAAGGCCCGTCTGGTGCTGGACGCCATGGCCTACGCCATCGCCAAGGCCGTGGGGTCCATGGCCCCGGCCCTGGAGGGGCGGGTGGAGGCGGTGGTGCTGACCGGCGGCATGGCCCGCTCGACGCGCCTCACCCACGAGATCACCCGCCTTACGGCCTATCTCGGCCCCGTGGTGGTGGTCACGGGCCTTGAGGAGATGGCCGCCATGGCCAGGGGAGCGCTCCTGGCGCTCTCGGGCGAGCTGTCCATCCAGGAATATCCGCCGGTCAAGCCCGGAGGCGGCGCGGATTGA